The Fictibacillus phosphorivorans genomic sequence TTCCTTGCACACCTTCGAAAAAATATGATTGATCTTCCTTTTTCGTTAGTGTCCAGCCTTTTTCTTTCAAATGCCGTTCAATATTCTCGTCAGCGTTTTTCTTCTTAGACATATACCATTGGTACCCTTGATAATGAGAAGGAATTCTTACCATATTCCCATCCGCTTGATCCACCATCTTCATTACTTGAACATGATTCACCTGCTTTACAGGAAACGGGTCATATAAAAACTCATAAATCACAAAACTAATAAAAAACAACAGTGATAAAATGAAAATATTCTTTCGACTAATCTTCACAATAGCAACGCTCCCCAAGCTTCTCACGATTCATTCATCGCTGTCCCTTTTTAGTAATAAAAATCTAACACCTCACATATTTCCGCTTGAAACCAACTTGTCCTCGATCTATCGCTTTTTGAATATTTTCAGCAGCGAGTAGATACTTCGTTTTTTTCTCGTCCTGATTCATTTCTACTGGTCCTATAGCCTTTGCTGTCTCAACTGCTTGTTCATGTAATGGGATGTATGAGACACCCACTGTATAAACAAAATTATTCATCGAAGCCTTTGTTCGTGCAGGGGCATCATGAATGGTGTCTTTTACAACCTCCAGCATTTTTTCTAACTTCGTTGTAGAAAATTCGCTGTCTGGCCGATTTCCTAATAGCCAGCAGTAACAACTCCAACCCGCTGACATCCTGAGCTCTTCACCACTTGCAATCCATTTGTCAGCAACCTTTTGTGCAATGTCAGTTTCAGCTAGAGTGACCGCTACCACATAATCCGATAACATATAAAAATAAGCACCAGCAATCCAACGCTCAAAATCATCTTCGGTCATGCTTGTCGGATCTGCGATGATTCCTGCAAAGTACATCGCATCGTAATTCCCTGTAGCGTAAAGCTCTTCAGCCAATGGTTGATTTCTTTTAATCTTTTTAGCTATCGGCTTCATAGCTCCAGTAGCTACACCAAACACCGGTTCTTTTGCGCCATTGGAGAGATAGATTTTCTTCGTCCGTTCTTTTCCTAGAGATTCAAGTTCCTGCATCACTTCTTCAACATTCATCTATGACACTTCCTTTTTGTGTTGGAATTCAGGTTCAACTAGTGAGATGAATTCATCATTCACTACCCTTTTCTTTCACTTCTCGACTGATTTAGATATTCCTCTTTTACCAGCAACCAACTTGCACCATAAAAAATGAGCGCTCTTTCCATGACGGAAATGCACTCATTTTTGTACCTAATTATCTGAATATGAATGCTTTTACAAAACGAGGAGACTTTCAACTGTTTTTAACCATTTTATAATCTCACAATCACTTCAGTTCCATCTT encodes the following:
- a CDS encoding DNA alkylation repair protein, whose product is MNVEEVMQELESLGKERTKKIYLSNGAKEPVFGVATGAMKPIAKKIKRNQPLAEELYATGNYDAMYFAGIIADPTSMTEDDFERWIAGAYFYMLSDYVVAVTLAETDIAQKVADKWIASGEELRMSAGWSCYCWLLGNRPDSEFSTTKLEKMLEVVKDTIHDAPARTKASMNNFVYTVGVSYIPLHEQAVETAKAIGPVEMNQDEKKTKYLLAAENIQKAIDRGQVGFKRKYVRC